One genomic region from Anticarsia gemmatalis isolate Benzon Research Colony breed Stoneville strain chromosome 7, ilAntGemm2 primary, whole genome shotgun sequence encodes:
- the LOC142974197 gene encoding uncharacterized protein LOC142974197: LPCCAAAADSRVLAALRRRYLQQHVLAPRWAPAPLTHPLPAATELQDYIVAFDNLPNIDTPALLALPANCRVAWEKDTATDIISRLKELNSTVSARNKVDGITPLKSLLSLWKKLMSGSPFIKGEYQPEKVCAGWWWSVCDSEARDAARAARAVHVALAARAHLHAAPIHHANEEWQMLWSGPEEADAYVRELGERARAALNRLTMTNPLPDYMPTEVDLRSFVRPSRVVWALRVRTAARLACPINSLVLSVKWDSKDVQTDGMVVVGLRLAGAEWRGALAPAGPAAPPHVPAPPLVLRYVLQQGDSGVLSESSVVVPLYMSAARAAQVLEARAPLAPHWDVHSAALHAPALLLAPHHAHWYVHRCWRRARRTGTCTAPRCTRPHCCWRRTTRTGTYTGAGGARAALGRAQRRAARARTAAGAAPRALVRTQVLEARAPHWDVHSAALHAPALLLAPHHAHWYVHRCWRRARRWRRTGTCTAPRCTRPHCCWRRTTRTGTYTGAGGARAALGRAQRRATRARTAAGAAPRALVRTQVLEARAPHWDVHSAALHAPALLLAPHHAHWYVHRCWRRARRTGTCTAPRCTRPHCCWRRTTRTGTYTGAGGARAAGAALGRAQRRAARARTAAGAAPRALRYVSFPAVY, translated from the exons CTACCCTgctgcgccgccgccgccgacagCCGCGTGCTGGCCGCGCTGCGCCGCCGCTACCTGCAGCAACACGTGCTGGCGCCGCGCTGGGCGCCCGCGCCGCTCACGCACCCGCTGCCCGCCGCCACCGAGCTGCAG gATTACATCGTTGCGTTCGATAATTTACCTAACATCGACACGCCTGCGCTGTTGGCGTTACCGGCCAACTGCCGAGTCGCTTGGGAGAAGGACACTGCTACAGATATCATTAGTAGGCTCAAAG AACTAAATTCAACCGTCAGTGCTCGAAATAAAGTCGACGGTATCACGCCTTTGAAGTCACTTTTATCACTATGGAAGAAGTTGATGTCGGGAAGTCCGTTCATTAAAGGAGAATACCAACCCGAAAAG GTGTGCGCGGGCTGGTGGTGGAGCGTGTGTGACAGCGAGGCGCGGgacgcggcgcgggcggcgcgcgccgtgcacgtggcgctggcggcgcgcgcgcacctgCACGCCGCACCCATACATCAC GCAAATGAGGAATGGCAGATGTTATGGAGCGGGCCGGAGGAGGCAGACGCATACGTGCGCGAGCTCGGCGAGCGAGCACGCGCCGCCCTTAACAGACTCACTATGACTAATCCATTGCCGGACTATATGCCGAcag AAGTAGATTTGCGGTCATTCGTACGTCCGTCGCGCGTGGTGTGGGCGTTACGAGTCCGCACAGCAGCGCGCCTCGCTTGCCCTATAAACTCGCTCGTACTTTCCGTCAAGTGGGATTCTAAAG ACGTACAAACAGACGGGATGGTAGTGGTGGGGTTGAGGCTAGCGGGTGCGGAGTGGCGCGGAGCGCTGGCTCCCGCCGGTCCCGCCGCACCACCGCACGTGCCCGCGCCGCCGCTCGTCCTGCGCTACGTGCTACAG CAGGGCGACAGCGGCGTGTTGTCGGAGAGCAGCGTGGTGGTGCCGCTGTACATGTCCGCCGCGCGCGCGGCGCAGGTGCTGGAGGCGCGCGCGCCGCTGGCGCCGCACTGGGACGTGCACAGCGCCGCGCTACACGCGCCCGCACTGCTGCTGGCGCCGCACCACGCGCACTGGTACGTACACAGGTGCTGGAGGCGCGCGCGCCGCACTGGGACGTGCACAGCGCCGCGCTGCACGCGCCCGCACTGCTGCTGGCGCCGCACCACGCGCACTGGTACGTACACAGGTGCTGGAGGCGCGCGCGCCGCACTGGGACGTGCACAGCGCCGCGCTGCACGCGCCCGCACTGCTGCTGGCGCCGCACCACGCGCACTGGTACGTACACAGGTGCTGGAGGCGCGCGCGCCGCACTGGGACGTGCACAGCGCCGCGCTGCACGCGCCCGCACTGCTGCTGGCGCCGCACCACGCGCACTGGTACGTACACAGGTGCTGGAGGCGCGCGCGCCGCTGGCGCCGCACTGGGACGTGCACAGCGCCGCGCTGCACGCGCCCGCACTGCTGCTGGCGCCGCACCACGCGCACTGGTACGTACACAGGTGCTGGAGGCGCGCGCGCCGCACTGGGACGTGCACAGCGCCGCGCTACACGCGCCCGCACTGCTGCTGGCGCCGCACCACGCGCACTGGTACGTACACAGGTGCTGGAGGCGCGCGCGCCGCACTGGGACGTGCACAGCGCCGCGCTGCACGCGCCCGCACTGCTGCTGGCGCCGCACCACGCGCACTGGTACGTACACAGGTGCTGGAGGCGCGCGCGCCGCACTGGGACGTGCACAGCGCCGCGCTGCACGCGCCCGCACTGCTGCTGGCGCCGCACCACGCGCACTGGTACGTACACAGGTGCTGGAGGCGCGCGCGCCGCTGGCGCCGCACTGGGACGTGCACAGCGCCGCGCTGCACGCGCCCGCACTGCTGCTGGCGCCGCACCACGCGCACTG AGATATGTTTCGTTTCCTGCTGTCTACTGA